Part of the Anopheles coluzzii chromosome 3, AcolN3, whole genome shotgun sequence genome is shown below.
TTCTTATTACAAAGTAAACCTTCTTACTAAAGAAAGGAAgggcaaacagaaaaaaaaatagtaacacAATCCTGCCCTATCCCGAGTGTGGAGCGTGCTTGAAAGTAGCGAAAAAAGTTCCCCAGCGTTGCCCTTTTGTTTTGGAGGGCGCGTTTTGTTCGGCGGCTGTCCTACAATTGCCTGCAATATATTGTATTTTTCCCACTCGGTGGAGCGCAAATGTAGTAAATTGTGCACATAAACACAATCAGCGAGAGTAGTATTCGGGGAGGTCGGGGAAGCTACTTCAAGTGCtcctttttgtgctgtttaAGGTCTAGGTTTTCGTGTAAGGATCCTCCGTCATGCTACCGCAACAAGGAACGCTGTAACCTTTTCGTATTGATCTGCTTAATTTGTTGCAAACTGTAGTGGTCCCAACTTCGCCGGTGAAACTATTCAGACAATAATTGCAAACTATTTGCTTCCCCCCTCTTCAACTGCAATGCAGGCAAAGTGGTTTGGTAAATATAATGCTACGATTTTAATACCcgcaaaaatataaacaactcGTGAGAGATCTCCGTTCGCTTAAACAATACCGAACAAAACGAGGTCTGactcctggtcacggcaccaaacgAGCTGACTGACGCGCGTGTCCCTCGACCCGATTGGTTCTGTGTGTAAGTTCGATTGCTTCGGAAAATGGTTTATGGTGcgtgcttgcttgcttgctgtgTCTGCACAAACCTACGGCAATGGCGACCTCTCCTGGGCATGTCAAACagggcgcgcacacacatattaAACTTTACCCTTGATTGCTCAATGTTACTCGTCGGGTAAAAACGATATTATTTTGCATGGGGCGGTGTTTTTCAGGGTTTTCTGGTGTACTGTGGAAGTTGGTGTTTAGTTTAAGGCATGATACCCCATATGTGCGGACATGGGAGGGGAACTGTTTTGTAACAGGGTTGCTTTTAAGGGGCCTTCTAACGCTGTAAAATGCAGCTGCTGCGGGCAGGGCAAACAAACTCATCAACCTTTTTGATCGAGAGCAGGTCCAAAACCATGCAGTTTATGACTAAAGggaataataaattaaaccaaaCATCAAATCAAATGGCTTGGCCTGTGTGCTCCATGGATGATTGGGTCGATATTCTGAAACCAAATAATGACTCTGCAGTACGGCAAATGTTCCAATAAAATGCGTTTCATTCATGTGATGCAAGCGCAGCTTGACTACCCGTAACGAACATTTCCCATTTCCACCATTTTAAGCCAATCCATGTTAAGGTGAATAACCTTTAAATAGGTGcacgaaaaaataatgcttCAGACGATAGCTGGTAGACTAAGGCCGATAATAGACAAGATAGAAAAGTATCCAATATAAATCGGCACGCCAACAGCTTTGAAGCTTTGAACTGTAATAGCTCTGCCAATCAACACCTTCGATGCATATTGAACAGGACATTTCAAATAGTATTCCCCGGCTACCAATGTTAACGCTTGCTCATAAAGGCAATGCTATCTTGCTCGATTTGTGTTATCGCTACATTCCAGCAGTTGAAGTAGAAAGCGGAACTGATGGAAGGGTGTTAAAAtcgctaaaaataaaaaaataaggaaTGTTTAACTCTTCCAACGAAATCGGCCTAATAATGAGTTTGCGAGTagcataaaacacaaagataTGAGGTATTGAGGGAAAGAGGaacggtggtggtagtactaCGTGCAAAAGAGGTCACACTTTATGCCACCTGTCAATAGTCAACACCAGGAAGGAGGAatagagcaacaacaaaaaaagcaaggaATCACGAAAGCGCAGAGCCAGCAAGGCGAGAAGCAGTCAAAACACTCGTCTCGGTGGAGTTTTATGTTGAGGATGGTTTCGGCTTTCGGTTGTTTCATTCAAGCATTCGTGtttgttttagcttttttgGAGTTGTCTGGCAGTCTGGTGTGCAAATAGAGCTGTATATATTATCTGAATAGAACGAGCTCCAACGACTCGTCGGTTGTACCATAGACGTAGCATAATAAAAGCGACCATAAAAACGAATGACGGCGGCGTGAAGGATTCGCCTCTCGGTCTGTGTACTGCAGGATCACGAaccacgtacacacacagactaATGATGGCTCCTTATACCGTGTTCCGTTTTGTGCGCTGCCGGGGAAAGCTCAACGCCATGCCTGCTCACAGTGTGATAGCTTAATAGCTGATGCTTTTTGCCATACAAAAACGCAAGCAAATGGTTAACTGAAACGCAAGCGGTAGCTTGCGCCCGTACTCatacactgcactgcacttgACGCCTTGGGTGATTTGTTGATTTGCTACCAATTCCGTAATccacaaagtgtgtgtgtgcaaatggAAGAGTAGCTTCTAGCGTTTGAGTTTCATTTTACTTCTTCACACGCAGTAGCCTAGGCCCGTCGACATTTTGGAGCATGAGCGTGTTTGGGGGAAAGGCTCACGGCACGCGTAAATTAggtcaccatcaccatcatcatcatcatcatgtaaCGCTGCACAATCTCTCCAATGTCCCTACTTCACCGGTACCGGGATGATCCCTACCATACAAAGGTGTATCGGCTGTAATTGACGGGCAGGTCATGCTTTGGAGGTCTTTTTTGCCAATACTGCAGCACACTGCACGAAGCCGTACATCGTACGGAGGTGTGTATGTAACATTTGAACCACATAGGTGGCAGGCCAGAAAGGTGCACTGTCGGTGTTGCTAGCTGCCGGAAGTTGGATTTACAAGCATTTCatatggtgctgctgctgttcgtcaAATTTCAACAGCTTGATGTTATTACACATTTAACATGCCACTTGCCTCCCTGTCATGCCACAGCGGCGTTAAAGTGTGTGATGGTTATTATTGGGCCAAGGAGACGGCTTAACCACAAATCGATACTGGTCGTTATCGAACCATTCGTTCCGGGGCAGGGTTTGTAGTGCCGTCAGTAAGTTCTGTGCCTACTGCAAAGAGGGTCTTGAGTTCGAATGTAATCTAGATTTGGATGCGCATGACAACAATCTGTTGTgacatttaataaaattattgtaaGTCTTATAATTTAATTCGTATTCGTATAACCATCTTTACGCAGTGCTATggtgtaaaaaagaaaaagaagaataattatATTCGGAAATATGTACGGAATTATAGAGAATGTCTTCAAAAAAATCCAACGATTCTTACATGAACATTATATAGAAGACAGTCATTCAAACCATCCCAACTGTGCACTTTTTATCGCATTGATGTGCAGCCCGAGACAGTGCAGCTTTTAACTCACACACATTGTAAAGATGCCCTGGTCTGTATGGTGCCTGCGAGAAACGGTTGTGCCCAATGTgtgtgcatcatcatcatcacaagGAGGAGGATGGTTGGTGGATGGGCAAACCATCGCATTTTTATTGAGTTCGAATATGCATGGCGCAGTACTAAATTACTGTGTCGTGTCGTTTGGCCCGGGGTGTCCTCTCCACCCCTGCGGTAATCCAATCGCTATCCTTTTCTACCGCACTTGACTTGGTGCGGTACGCTTTTCATTGCTGCAGCGCCAGGGAGGTTGAAAAGCACTCAACCACTTGCTTCACGTGCGCGCATTCATCGGATGCCGCGTGGGGTTTTTGCACTGTCGGTGGATGATggtagagtgtgtgtgtgtgtgtgtgtgtgtgactgtgggCATTTACTCCGAGGCCTAGATTTGCAATCAAACCGGGTAGGACCAATCAGATTGACAGTGTGTATATGTATGGGTAGGAAGATTACGCTCGCACAAGCTTCAAAAGGGCACAATGTCAGGCTCATTATCCGCCAACAGATGCTGAAACGGAAAAATACTGAAAGCCATAGAGCGGATTCACTCTGGAGTTTGCTGATGAGTTCATCCTTCGAGTGGGGAACGTTGACGGGGTTTGCTGTGAATAATCTACACTAGCTTTGTTTGCCCACCAAGGACGAAAGTGAAAAGTGTTACAATGTTGACATTAGATATGATGAAATTAAGAAGCGTTTTGAAGGAATTTGTTTATGGTAACTTATGATGAATGTTTAATACATAAAGGTTAATAAGGATAAATCATATCGTGTTAATTATACTGCTTGTTGATGGTAGTACAAGCCCTTCGAGTGTACTCACAAAACGTGCTGCTAACCGTGAAAGGAAATCCAATTACTCGCTAGCTAACGCGAACCCAAAGCTTACTGCCATAACGACCACATTATGCTGTTAAAGGTACCCATGGGACAGTGTGCCGGAATCCTTGAACGTTCTCCTgagtgtacgtgtgtttgtttagtgAGATTGTATCGTCCCTCTAATGGGGAcagttcgtttttttgtgtctatCAGTACACATAAGGGGAAACCACATGGTTCTATGGTTTACTCTTTCCGCCGAGCGGCTCTACTCAAAAGGGAACATAATTGGTTTATAGTGGTAAATGGCAGGTTATGTATGTGCTTGGATTTGCTGAGCGTTAGGTTGTTGCGATTATGTTGCTTACTGTCAATATGCAGCTACTAGGTGTTTACAATGTTTAGTAACGTTCCTGATACGTTTGTTCATGTTTCCTAGGTACTATTGCACTGTTTGCGCCGGTTGTATCGACCTCTCGGCCAAGCCGAAAACAGCTATGTAGCGGCTTTTATCTTAGCCTTCAGCTTGCTTTGGAGCTTCTTGTCCCTCAGGGTCGTCGGTCATTTGGAAACGGGCTTTCTTTCGATGTTCTGATTGTTGTGTAATAGTGTCAAGATGTTGCAGATGCCAGAACGGAGTTATCCGACGTCCACAAACTGCTGGATTGGTGTTCGTTTTGGTCGTGGCGTTGTCCTTTTCTTTAAACGCGCACGCTACTTAACGAAGTTGCTTCACTTGGTTGGCCATCACGGTTACAGttcgactgatagaggtgttaaattttgtttgctgacTCATGCGATACTATTATTGAAAGTGCAATGAACGTTTCGTTAGTGCGGGTGAAGATAGTCCCATGCAAAATCGACAATTTTTGTcccttaatttaaaaaaaaaacgaagagtAATGTCTGATAATTTATTCCAAGAATGGACTGTCTACAGAAGGAATGAATTGATCTTAGTACAACATAGAAATAACACAAACATTAAGAAATTAATTAAGACAGAACAGTTCTTTTAGCCAACCTTTATCTTTGCGTTAAAgcaatattgttttcatgattttttagAATTTCAAATTCCTTTAAATTTACTCCTTTCGTCCAACCATCGTCATAAATTGCTTCACACCTCTAAAGGGGGAAACATTTTTATGCACGGCTTTCCATCACCCAGAAATAGTTTTGCCGTGTGCTGTAAACGTGCGGTTATGGGTTTTATTTGTCCCATAAACCGCTTACCTACGCGGCGAGGATCGTGTGAAGATCGGTATTAATTGTGTAGCCCAAGGGAAGGGATGGAAACGACACTGCGCAGTCAGTTAAACGACCTGGCGTCTCCATGGTCCGCCAAAACCAGTTGTGAAATAATCCAGCAACAGTCCCACACTCTTCGCGGAAACATCCATACACAAAGCAAAGAAGCATTTTTCTCGTGTTGTTTTCGTGCAtgttttttgtaatgtttctTAGGTGTGTTCTACGCTTAGCGCGCAACACGCCGCCCCGGTCGAATGCGTCGTGCTGAAAATGATTCCTAATTAATCAAGCAGAAaagaggagagaaagagagcagtAGCTGTGGGTGCGGAAAATGACAAGCAGATCCCATTGGGAATGAAAATGGGGCGATTATTGCCACACACCACGGATCGTGCATATATGCCGCGCACCGGGGACTACAAGGATGTGATGTGCTGTGCGTAGGTTGTtaagtttgtttgttgtatgtttcaagggtcgttttttgttgttttactgCAAATATTGctatggtttttgttgttgtttctttcgATGGATGAACAGACGTGAAAATATAGGAacatttttggtttattttttgggGGAATATTTTGTATATTCCATCCTTAGGGGCCAATGTCGCGCCTGGCAGCAGTCATTTTTCTATCTACACTGTTTTTATTTGGAATATGTCAGACTGTACGAGGGTGAGATTAATGTGGTTTGGCTTTTTCTTAGTAAAATGTCTTGGTTTTCCTTTTATTCCGATTTGCATCGTAGGGTGATTGAACACAGTGAAGATCTTGAATCATTTCTAGGAATGTGTACTTTTACAATTATAATCGTAACATAATACATATAAGAGGCTCAAATTTGGATATTTTATTTACAGACAGCCTCCACATTATGGAAATGCCTTAGACAATTGACAAAAGTAGCtagaaatgataaaaaatgttaattattCTATTagaactaaaaaaacaaatctaaaatgtagaaaaaataGTGCAAAAAATTGCACTTCTTTCACAATAtcattaaaaaggaaacattccatttgttctttatttataaatatcgCCAAACTAACGATGGAAACGCTAATGATGCACGGACGGAACTAAGACTTGGTCTCATTAGAATGTTTGCCTTAGCTGTCCGCGCGAAGAGATTGCAAAGACGATTCGTTAGTCCCCGCTACCAGAAGGCACCGGCTTTCACTCTCACTTAGTGACACCTTTCCTCTGTCCCATCTTTACGGATTGGATTGGAATGCGAGGTATGAAAAAATACCAAACCATCAACACcgtccgtcgtcgtcgtcgtcgtcgtcgcacaGTTAACCTTGAAATTGAATCGACTTCCATGTATATATCCAGCTTAAAGGGGACCCCCCATCGAAGGTGGAATGAATACGGGGTCGGGTGAACAGCGCGCACAAAACTCAACCCCCACCACCGCGAACGCCGCCACCACACGGACAGAGAGCAGACGAAAGACAACTGTCACCAAACAAGCCTTCGATAaagcgcgcgctcgcgagcacacacacacagcaccgcATGCATAAACGCGGTCAATGTCGATGGCGGCGCGACACTCGGCCGGCGGCGGGATGTCATTCCTCTCGCGCCAAACGAGCCTACTGCTGCTACGCTTACTCAGGGGGTGGGTGACTGTGTTGGCTGTGTTGAGAGATAAATTGTCGCTGCCGCCTCGGTGCGCACGATCGCTCTACAAACTCTACCGATCGCGCTTGTTTGCGCTTAATCGTTCCGATCGGGCAGTCAAAAGTGTGAGCCAAATTTGTAAAATCCGGTCACTCGAACTACTGCGGGGTTGGGGTGCGGTCAATTTCTTTGCCAGAGGGGGGCAGCCAACCAACCCGCGGCCCTgcacaaaagcagcagcagcaggatgagGAGAATAATGACGCGATGCAGCTGTTGTGTGGCGGCGAAAGGGCGAATGAATCATTGGGATTCAGCTTTCATAACATCCACCCTAAGTTAGTGGTGGGTAAAGTaagcaaaaatccggagtcgactccgatccgactccgttaaattcggaatcgactccggaaggtaggtccgtgctgcattatccggagtcgtttgaaatcgtccggaatcgttcgaagtcgtccagaatcgACCGGAGccgtcgttcggagtcatccggagtcggcctTCGGGAAACAAAAGCCTATATACGAAGTGCGCGCGCgaagaaaaagacaaaaaaaacacaacgaaatgaaatgtctgATCAAAAGCACATTAAACCACACGGttcctgttgactccgaccgaTTCCGATTGCGGTCGACTTCGATCGACTCTAGAccactccgaatgactccgactccgatcaACTCCGgctgactctggatgactccagacgactccgacgactccgggcgactccgaacgactccggacgactccggacgactccgggcggatctaccTATCTATCACATTActacaacactcacacacgagaGTGaggaaacaaaactaaacttaACTATTGCCTATAAACAATGATTGTGTTTGTTCAACAGTAGAAGAATTATGATCGTTTCCTCGAAACGTTGCCTTTAAATAACCGAATCTGACGGGCAATACGGTTCCGGTTGAGTTCAAATGACTaacctctctctttctctgtaaACGCACAAGGTTACCATACTTTTAAACCTCCGTACACCCACCTTGCACACTGTGTACCTCTCGTGCAATCCCGCCCTACTTGCGTGTGGATCGAATTTCGCacccgcaaaaaaaaaaaaacaaaaaacatagtCAGCACTGACGTATCGACGTATTTCGCTGCTGTCAATTAGTAGGACATTTTACACGCGGTCGTTAGGTTCGAAATTTACCTTCATTCCACACACGAATGCGTGTTGTGTggtgcgttgttgttgttggactGTCCTCCCGAAAACGCGGCTTTGGTGTTGGTGAAACATACTGCAAACCGACACAACACACTAAGACCCTGCCGCCATTAGGAGAGACCTTCGGGATCAAGTGGTGGCCCAACAACTGCTCGAGATCTGTTTTGGGTACGAGTTTCTAATCCAGAGCGaacgaaaaaagagagagagagggagagcaatAAGCAAAGCAAGGCCCTAAGCACGCTATCATCGTGTCATGGGTTTGATTCCGTGAGTTGTTCCGTTTCTTTCTAGTGTTGTTCCCGTGCATCACCGTCAGGTTTGCGCGCCTCGTGGTTATATTATTTGGGCTGTCAAAACGAGCGCGCGTCGACGTCGTCAGTTTTACACGCACCCAACGCGGCTCAAACGCGCGATATAAGGTGTTAATCGTGCGCGCAGTGCAAAACCTCTCGTACAGGTGAATATAGAAGTAAAGCCCGTAACGTAGGTTGTGTAGCCAAacaccgcgtgtgtgtgctctcttGCTTTGTGGACACACAGTGGTCAGGGTCAGGCTTCTTCCGCCTTCTATTTTGTTGCGCCGTCGACGCCGCCACGATCTGCGAGAGTGCGCGCAGGCGAACGAGAGAGatcggtgttgttgttgttgtggcaaTAATCGGTCAGGTTAGGGTAGCAAATAGCGAAACAAACGCTATACATCAACATGTGCTGCCAGGAGCGGAAAGGCACAAACACCAGATAAGagagtgatgatgatgattctcCCTCTCCAAACGCCGGCTCGCGTGTGCGCTTGTGTGTATTATTGCGCGTTTGCTAGTACGGCGCGGGTTCCACGCAGTTCACCATACGGTCGCGGGCCGACCAGACCAGAGTGATTCGAGCGGGCGACGACGTGTTGGGGTTccgtaaaaaaataagaaaaaaccgcgtggtgtttttttacttcgttTTGCGGGGTTCCAACCTAAAAGTGCGCTTAGACCACGTGTTtttcgcaaacacacacgcacactcaatCGGTGTGTCTTCCGGTGGTGCCGTCACTCCTGTTCGGGGGGTAGGGGACAGGTCATAACGGGCCCGCAAGTCAAAAGTGTAACGGGTGTAAGGTTTTCGTCATCTTCCCGCACTCTCGTGCGCGCCTAGCGTGGTTACGCGACCGGGCAAAGCGCAAATCACCACACCAGCTTCGAGCAGCGGCGTGGACCCGATAATATGGTCGAAAGCATTCTTAAAATACTCGTCACGCTGCTGTACTCCTGCTGCGTATGGTTGCTGCAAAGTGTAATGAACGAACTGTGcctttttgctactttttAATTCGCttttccctgtgtgtgtgtttttggcgTGAAAAAGCATACCGGGGGTCGGCGGCAAGCAAACACACGATCAGTTGCCAATGATGCTAATGAATGTTTCTCGTTGTTTGCATCCATTTCAGATAACAACTAAATTTGCCACCATAATGGACTTCAAACAGAACGGGTCGCCAacggcatcagcagcagcaagttcctcccaacagcaacaaccgcTCGTCGGTGGCGTTCTGTACGGTAGCGATGCGCGCAACGGAAGCTCCACCGTTCGCTTGCAATCCCTAAAGCAAAACCAGCTGACGGGGCCAAACCCTTCCTCGACCGCCGGTCCACCGCTGCGCCGAAGATGTCGCAGCGAAAGTCTTCCAATGGCACCGCTCCTGTACGGTTCGGCGGACCAGCAGCAAAGCCGATCGAAAAAGACCTCCCTCCAAGGTCACGGCCACCATCCTGCGCATTTCAGTAGCCAACATAGGCAAAAGTTCCCCCCAGGGCAGGATCATCATCCTGCCGGCGGACCGGGCGGCCTGTACATCGAATCGTTCGccctgcagcagcaaccacaCCCGGGCAACCGGAAAGTTCCACTGCCACTAGCGACCCACGAACTGCTGCCCACGATCGCAACGAGCGCGTCCAATGCCATCAGCagcaacgggcagcagcagcaggcgaaGGAAAACGTCGCACAAAACCATCTGTACGGGGCGGGCGTGAACGCGAAGGATGTGTACATGAGCGAGCTGGACGGGCTGCGGAAGGATCGGCGCAACGGGGGCTACTACGTGCCAAACGAGCTGCAGCTCGAGTCGCGCTTCGCGCGCAACCTCGAGGCCAACTTTGCCACGCGCGCCACCATACTGGAGCGCAGCAGCGGGCGGAAGCTGCGCGCCCGGAGCGAATCGGAACCGCAGGAGTTTATGTACCACAGTGCCCACAGGAACGGTGCCGGCTTCAgtgccggcggcggcggcggtagcAGCTTGCTCGCGGGCCAGCGCACGGCcggccaccaccatcaccatcaccttcATCACCTTCGACACAGTAGAGATGTGAGTGTGAGAGCAGGCGGAAAGAGTGCTTTAGCTGTGACAGTTAACAtgccttttcttttatttctagAACACACTGAAACGAACGCGTGACACCATCTCGCCAACACTCGAAGCGGACGAATCGTACGCCATGCTAACAGGCGAGGAGGACACGGTCATCGGTAGCGAAGCGTCTCTATCGTCCTCAGCCGTTATTACGTGCGTACCGGTGCATTGTCCGAAAGATTCACCTCCCTCAAAAATGGTAAACGCAACCGACGAGATGGATGTTAGCGGTGATCATGTGCTATCCTCGAGCAGAACCGTcgccggccagcagcagcgtgtcaAACCGGCAAAGATCCTGACCGGCACTGCCACCGGCCAGTCCCGAACGGCCAAAGTAACCGTGCGAGCGAACCGTGTCGGCATTAACAGGCTAAAGCCCAAACTAGCCAGCACACTGACCAGCACCGGCGTGGTCGGCACGTCCGTCCCGGGCGAAACGAAACGCAAATCGGCCTCCCCACAGCCACAAGCCAAGGGCACCGCCGGTTCGTCCATCATAGGCGTGGTGCATAATACTGGCAGCTCGTCGCCGACACCGTCCGGCGTTTCGGTCGGCACGAGCGGCGGCGAATCGGTCCACACGCAGGACCTCGACGCGGAAACGATCGACCAGTCGGATGCGGGCGATGATGACGATCTGGACGACGAGTGTAACGGGGAGGATGACGATCTCGACGACGAGATCGCGATCAGCGGCGACGAGGTGTTGGACGACTCGCTGACCGACTCGGAGGATAACTATCGGTCGTATCTGGCCGCGGCCTACCAGAAGCCAAAGTCCCACTCGGGCTCGCCGTCGCCGTCGCTCGGCAACAGGGCGCCGGCCGTTACGTCGATCGGCAGTGTCGTGGGCGGGTACGCACCGGCCGGTCCGCTCGCACCGAGCCTGTTTCCCTACGTCCCCCCCTACCTGACGTTTGCGACGCACGAGGAGAAGGGCCCGCCGATGCCGCCCGCCATTCACAAGGTGTTGAAGTGGAAGCTGACGCTCATCACACCGATCGTCGTGCGCAAGGTGCTGCTAAACAGTGGCTTTAGGTTGTTGAAAAGTAAGTGGCGCTGTGGGATGGAatgtttgcataattttaccGATTTTATCTATTAACATGTTGCATTATCTATCTCTCCCTTGCTCACAGAAACGAACGACTGGATCGGCATCTGGGGCCGGCACATGAAGAGCACGCTGTTCAAGACGCTGCGACCGTACCAGAAGTTTAATCACCTGCCCGGCAGCTTCCAGATCGGGCGGAAGGACCGGGTGTGGCGCAACCTGCAGACGCAGATGAACCGCCACGGCAAGAAGGAGTTCGGTTTCATGCCCCGCACCTACATCATACCTCAGGACTTGAAGATGCTGCGCCAGATGTGGCCCCGGTACAACCAGCGCAACTGCAAGTGGATCATCAAGCCGCCGGCGTCGGCCCGCGGCACCGGCATCAAGGTGGTGAACCGCTGGTCGCAAATACCGAAGCGGAAGCCGCTGATCGTGCAGCGGTACATCGAGCGGCCGCTGCTGATCAACGGCAGCAAGTTCGACCTGCGCCTGTACGTGCTGGTCACGTCGATGAACCCGCTGCGGGTGTACATGCACACGGACGGGTTGGCC
Proteins encoded:
- the LOC120958467 gene encoding tubulin monoglutamylase TTLL4 isoform X3, producing MDFKQNGSPTASAAASSSQQQQPLVGGVLYGSDARNGSSTVRLQSLKQNQLTGPNPSSTAGPPLRRRCRSESLPMAPLLYGSADQQQSRSKKTSLQGHGHHPAHFSSQHRQKFPPGQDHHPAGGPGGLYIESFALQQQPHPGNRKVPLPLATHELLPTIATSASNAISSNGQQQQAKENVAQNHLYGAGVNAKDVYMSELDGLRKDRRNGGYYVPNELQLESRFARNLEANFATRATILERSSGRKLRARSESEPQEFMYHSAHRNGAGFSAGGGGGSSLLAGQRTAGHHHHHHLHHLRHSRDNTLKRTRDTISPTLEADESYAMLTGEEDTVIGSEASLSSSAVITCVPVHCPKDSPPSKMVNATDEMDVSGDHVLSSSRTVAGQQQRVKPAKILTGTATGQSRTAKVTVRANRVGINRLKPKLASTLTSTGVVGTSVPGETKRKSASPQPQAKGTAGSSIIGVVHNTGSSSPTPSGVSVGTSGGESVHTQDLDAETIDQSDAGDDDDLDDECNGEDDDLDDEIAISGDEVLDDSLTDSEDNYRSYLAAAYQKPKSHSGSPSPSLGNRAPAVTSIGSVVGGYAPAGPLAPSLFPYVPPYLTFATHEEKGPPMPPAIHKVLKWKLTLITPIVVRKVLLNSGFRLLKKTNDWIGIWGRHMKSTLFKTLRPYQKFNHLPGSFQIGRKDRVWRNLQTQMNRHGKKEFGFMPRTYIIPQDLKMLRQMWPRYNQRNCKWIIKPPASARGTGIKVVNRWSQIPKRKPLIVQRYIERPLLINGSKFDLRLYVLVTSMNPLRVYMHTDGLARFASVKYSEKSETLSDRYMHLTNYSINKLSNNYAQNEDADACQGHKWTIKSLWSYFAEQGINVDRLWGALRNLVLRTVLAGEGSIHAMSKVNVGSKYNCYELFGIDVLLDSELVPWLLEVNISPSLHSASSLDLCVKGPLVKALLNTVMYQVPPRIPMAEQKEILKEQGLEGPLCFDKRIYTTGLSKTERLKHTQFIQKDMAREDYLNTILEELTPDDVRCLLLTEDELARSAPLERILPAPNSYRYIGFTENPRYYNRLLDAWEHRYGHNRSEGIALLQSLCERKVHLQVPPSTLKKDCNNKPQTDSTNSENGSQDSGIHTEQTSLSELPSQESSSMYQSQESIDQLPEDTPRRKPITTASVTTTSPNGTAEPPATATDEPPSSLVVTAQPIVIRAIYPPGSNNLLSTQTIEVPVAVLAPAAEPTGASRGPAPTIEGDNGDDGIRLGDKIKQILDDALLLKQQECGGDTENTIIVQE